The following proteins are co-located in the Dromiciops gliroides isolate mDroGli1 chromosome 2, mDroGli1.pri, whole genome shotgun sequence genome:
- the RABGGTA gene encoding geranylgeranyl transferase type-2 subunit alpha isoform X2 — protein sequence MHGRLKVKTTEEQAEAKRVEREQKLKLYQEATEAIFQKRQEGQLDESVLELTSQILGANPDFATLWNCRREVLMKLETQKSPEEFSALVTAELGFLESCLRVNPKSYGTWHHRCWLLGRLPEPNWTHELELCAKFLEADERNFHCWDYRRFVAQNAAVPPAEELAFTDSLITRNFSNYSSWHYRSCLLPKLQPIPDSRPPGRLPEDILLRELELVQNAFFTDPNDQSAWFYHRWLLGRADPQDAIRCLHVSRNEACLTVCFSRPIIVDPGAETVMLLVDESPLLVDWRTPDGRNRPNHVWLCDLPTDSFNGHSSQHSFILMWGDVRKECVLYKDRRESWCQDSATDEQLFRTELSVEKSTVLQSELESCKELQDLEPDNKWCLLTIILLMRALDPLVYEKDTLKYFQTLKVVDPMRASYLDDLRSKFLMENHILRMEYAEVRVLDLSYKDLTVLCHLEQLLLVTHLNLSHNLLRSLPPALAMLRCLEVLQADGNAIESVEGVVNLPRLQELSLCDNRLQHASALQTLASCPKLALLSLERNPLCQLEAAPEELRALLPGVDRILT from the exons ATG CACGGCCGCCTGAAGGTGAAGACCACCGAGGAGCAGGCCGAGGCCAAGCGGGTGGAGCGGGAGCAGAAGCTGAAGCTGTACCAGGAGGCCACCGAGGCCATCTTCCAGAAG CGACAGGAGGGCCAGCTGGATGAATCTGTCTTGGAGCTGACCAGCCAAATCCTGGGGGCGAACCCCGACTTTGCCACCCTGTGGAATTGCCGGCGGGAGGTGCTGATGAAACTGGAGACTCAGAA GTCCCCTGAGGAGTTTTCAGCCCTAGTGACAGCCGAACTAGGGTTTTTGGAGAGTTGCTTACGGGTGAATCCCAAGTCCTATGGAACCTGGCATCATCGATGCTGGCTACTTGGCCGCCTGCCTGAACCCAATTGGACCCATGAGCTGGAATTGTGTGCCAAGTTTCTAGAAGCTGATGAACGTAACT TTCATTGCTGGGATTACCGGCGGTTTGTGGCCCAAAATGCAGCTGTGCCACCAGCAGAGGAGCTAGCCTTTACTGACAGCCTCATTACTCGAAATTTCTCCAACTACTCCTCCTGGCACTACCGATCTTGCCTCCTGCCCAAGCTGCAGCCAATTCCAGATTCTCGGCCACCAGGACGCCTTCCTGAAGATATTCTACTACGAG AGCTGGAGCTGGTCCAGAATGCCTTCTTCACAGATCCCAATGACCAGAGTGCCTGGTTCTATCACAGATGGCTCCTGGGTCGAG CTGACCCTCAGGATGCCATTCGCTGCCTCCATGTGAGCCGGAATGAGGCCTGTTTGACTGTCTGCTTCTCTCGGCCCATAATT GTGGACCCTGGTGCAGAGACTGTGATGCTGCTGGTGGATGAGTCTCCCCTATTGGTAGACTGGAGGACACCAGATGGCAGAAACCGGCCCAACCATGTCTGG ctgtgtgacctgccAACTGACTCCTTTAATGGCCATTCCTCTCAACATTCATTCATCCTGATGTGGGGTGATGTCCGGAAGGAGTGTGTGCTTTACAAAG ATCGAAGAGAAAGTTGGTGCCAAGACTCTGCCACAGATGAGCAACTGTTCAG AACGGAGCTATCGGTGGAGAAGTCAACTGTGTTACAGTCGGAGCTGGAGTCCTGTAAGGAGCTGCAGGACCTGGAACCAGACAACAAAT GGTGCCTGTTGACTATCATTCTGCTGATGCGGGCACTGGATCCGCTGGTGTATGAGAAGGACACTCTGAAGTATTTTCAGACCCTCAAG GTAGTGGACCCAATGCGGGCTTCATACCTGGATGATCTTCGAAGCAAGTTCTTGATGGAGAACCACATCCTCAGGATGGAGTATGCTGAAGTTCGAGTGCTGGACCTGTCTTACAAG GATTTGACTGTGCTCTGCCACTTGGAGCAGCTGCTGTTGGTCACTCATCTTAACCTCTCCCACAACCTGCTCAGAAGTTTGCCTCCTGCCCTGGCTATGCTGCGCTGCCTTGAG GTCTTGCAGGCAGATGGAAATGCCATAGAGTCTGTGGAGGGCGTTGTTAATCTGCCCAGACTACAGGAGCTTTCCCTGTGTGACAACC GCCTTCAGCATGCCTCGGCCCTTCAGACTCTGGCCTCCTGCCCAAAGCTGGCCCTCCTCAGCCTGGAGCGCAACCCCCTCTGCCAGCTAGAGGCCGCTCCAGAGGAGCTGAGGGCCCTGCTACCTGGTGTGGACAGAATCCTGACCTAG
- the RABGGTA gene encoding geranylgeranyl transferase type-2 subunit alpha isoform X1, with amino-acid sequence MDGTGDPGGFRGRASTSSPFIYPQHGRLKVKTTEEQAEAKRVEREQKLKLYQEATEAIFQKRQEGQLDESVLELTSQILGANPDFATLWNCRREVLMKLETQKSPEEFSALVTAELGFLESCLRVNPKSYGTWHHRCWLLGRLPEPNWTHELELCAKFLEADERNFHCWDYRRFVAQNAAVPPAEELAFTDSLITRNFSNYSSWHYRSCLLPKLQPIPDSRPPGRLPEDILLRELELVQNAFFTDPNDQSAWFYHRWLLGRADPQDAIRCLHVSRNEACLTVCFSRPIIVDPGAETVMLLVDESPLLVDWRTPDGRNRPNHVWLCDLPTDSFNGHSSQHSFILMWGDVRKECVLYKDRRESWCQDSATDEQLFRTELSVEKSTVLQSELESCKELQDLEPDNKWCLLTIILLMRALDPLVYEKDTLKYFQTLKVVDPMRASYLDDLRSKFLMENHILRMEYAEVRVLDLSYKDLTVLCHLEQLLLVTHLNLSHNLLRSLPPALAMLRCLEVLQADGNAIESVEGVVNLPRLQELSLCDNRLQHASALQTLASCPKLALLSLERNPLCQLEAAPEELRALLPGVDRILT; translated from the exons ATGGACGGCACTGGGGATCCTGGAGGCTTCAGAGGCAGGGCCTCGACGTCGTCCCCCTTCATTTATCCGCAGCACGGCCGCCTGAAGGTGAAGACCACCGAGGAGCAGGCCGAGGCCAAGCGGGTGGAGCGGGAGCAGAAGCTGAAGCTGTACCAGGAGGCCACCGAGGCCATCTTCCAGAAG CGACAGGAGGGCCAGCTGGATGAATCTGTCTTGGAGCTGACCAGCCAAATCCTGGGGGCGAACCCCGACTTTGCCACCCTGTGGAATTGCCGGCGGGAGGTGCTGATGAAACTGGAGACTCAGAA GTCCCCTGAGGAGTTTTCAGCCCTAGTGACAGCCGAACTAGGGTTTTTGGAGAGTTGCTTACGGGTGAATCCCAAGTCCTATGGAACCTGGCATCATCGATGCTGGCTACTTGGCCGCCTGCCTGAACCCAATTGGACCCATGAGCTGGAATTGTGTGCCAAGTTTCTAGAAGCTGATGAACGTAACT TTCATTGCTGGGATTACCGGCGGTTTGTGGCCCAAAATGCAGCTGTGCCACCAGCAGAGGAGCTAGCCTTTACTGACAGCCTCATTACTCGAAATTTCTCCAACTACTCCTCCTGGCACTACCGATCTTGCCTCCTGCCCAAGCTGCAGCCAATTCCAGATTCTCGGCCACCAGGACGCCTTCCTGAAGATATTCTACTACGAG AGCTGGAGCTGGTCCAGAATGCCTTCTTCACAGATCCCAATGACCAGAGTGCCTGGTTCTATCACAGATGGCTCCTGGGTCGAG CTGACCCTCAGGATGCCATTCGCTGCCTCCATGTGAGCCGGAATGAGGCCTGTTTGACTGTCTGCTTCTCTCGGCCCATAATT GTGGACCCTGGTGCAGAGACTGTGATGCTGCTGGTGGATGAGTCTCCCCTATTGGTAGACTGGAGGACACCAGATGGCAGAAACCGGCCCAACCATGTCTGG ctgtgtgacctgccAACTGACTCCTTTAATGGCCATTCCTCTCAACATTCATTCATCCTGATGTGGGGTGATGTCCGGAAGGAGTGTGTGCTTTACAAAG ATCGAAGAGAAAGTTGGTGCCAAGACTCTGCCACAGATGAGCAACTGTTCAG AACGGAGCTATCGGTGGAGAAGTCAACTGTGTTACAGTCGGAGCTGGAGTCCTGTAAGGAGCTGCAGGACCTGGAACCAGACAACAAAT GGTGCCTGTTGACTATCATTCTGCTGATGCGGGCACTGGATCCGCTGGTGTATGAGAAGGACACTCTGAAGTATTTTCAGACCCTCAAG GTAGTGGACCCAATGCGGGCTTCATACCTGGATGATCTTCGAAGCAAGTTCTTGATGGAGAACCACATCCTCAGGATGGAGTATGCTGAAGTTCGAGTGCTGGACCTGTCTTACAAG GATTTGACTGTGCTCTGCCACTTGGAGCAGCTGCTGTTGGTCACTCATCTTAACCTCTCCCACAACCTGCTCAGAAGTTTGCCTCCTGCCCTGGCTATGCTGCGCTGCCTTGAG GTCTTGCAGGCAGATGGAAATGCCATAGAGTCTGTGGAGGGCGTTGTTAATCTGCCCAGACTACAGGAGCTTTCCCTGTGTGACAACC GCCTTCAGCATGCCTCGGCCCTTCAGACTCTGGCCTCCTGCCCAAAGCTGGCCCTCCTCAGCCTGGAGCGCAACCCCCTCTGCCAGCTAGAGGCCGCTCCAGAGGAGCTGAGGGCCCTGCTACCTGGTGTGGACAGAATCCTGACCTAG
- the TGM1 gene encoding protein-glutamine gamma-glutamyltransferase K, whose protein sequence is MTDGSRSDVGRWGGNSWQPSVTPSPEPEPDTRSRGSGRSFWARCCSCCSCRGGAADDDWGPEPAGPRGSGSRGSGRPGSRGSGSRGSGRPGSRGSAVNGAGDGVIRDGMLVVTGVDLMSRRSDQNRREHHTEEYEYDDLIIRRGQPFHLTVSLSRPYSSSDKMALELLIGANPEIGKGTHVIIPVGKGGSGGWKAQVIKSNGQHVDLKVHVSSNAIVGKFRFTVRTRTDAGEFQMPFDPRNEIYILFNPWCPDDPVYVEHEDWRQEYVLNESGRIYYGTEAQIGERTWNYGQFDHGVLDACLYILDRRGMPYAGRGDPVSVSRVISAMVNSLDDNGVLIGNWSGDYSRGTNPSAWVGSVEILLSYLRTGYSVPYGQCWVFAGVTTTVLRCLGIATRTVTNYNSAHDTDTSLTMDIYFDENMKPLEHLNHDSVWNFHVWNDCWMKRPDLPSGFDGWQVVDATPQETSSGIFCCGPCSVESIKNGLVYMKYDTPFIFAEVNSDKVYWQRQDDGSFKIVYVEEKAIGTLICTKAVGSNMREDVTHIYKHPEGSDAERKAVETAASHGSKPNVYATRDSAEDVSVQVETQDAVMGQDLVVSVVLTNRGSSRRTVKLHLYLSVTFYTGVTGPVFKDSKKEVAVSPGSSERVSLPVAYSEYRPHLVDQGAMLLNVSGHVKENGQVLAKQHTFRLRTPDLSLTVLGAAVVGQETEVQIIFRNPLPVTLTKVVFRLEGSGLQRPKVLNVGDIGGNETVTLRQTFVPVRPGRRQLIASLDSPQLSQVHGVIEVDVAPASGGSLFSSDRGSSRSGENVPMEPRGGA, encoded by the exons ATGACTGATGGGTCACGTTCGGACGTGGGGCGATGGGGTGGAAACTCCTGGCAGCCCAGCGTCACCCCTTCTCCAGAGCCAGAACCAGATACCCGCTCTAGAGGGTCAGGTCGCTCTTTCTGGGCCCGATGTTGCAGCTGCTGTTCCTGTAGAGGTGGAGCTGCTGATGATGATTGGGGCCCAGAGCCTGCAGGCCCCCGAGGGTCAGGATCTCGGGGCTCGGGCCGTCCAGGCTCCCGAGGGTCAGGATCTCGGGGCTCTGGTCGCCCTGGCTCCCGAGGCAGCGCAGTCAATGGAGCAGGCGATGGTGTCATCCGAG ATGGCATGCTGGTGGTGACCGGGGTGGATCTGATGAGTAGGCGCTCTGATCAGAACCGGCGGGAACACCACACGGAGGAGTATGAATATGATGACCTCATCATTCGACGAGGGCAGCCTTTCCACCTCACTGTCAGCCTGTCCCGGCCCTACTCATCTTCAGACAAGATGGCCCTTGAGCTGCTTATCG GTGCAAACCCTGAAATAGGCAAAGGTACACATGTGATCATCCCTGTGGGCAAGGGAGGCAGTGGAGGCTGGAAGGCCCAGGTGATCAAGTCGAATGGGCAGCATGTGGACCTGAAGGTTCATGTTTCCTCCAATGCCATCGTGGGCAAGTTCCGCTTTACTGTCCGAACCCGAACTGACGCAGGAGAGTTCCAGATGCCTTTTGATCCCCGAAATGAGATCTATATCCTCTTCAATCCTTGGTGTCCTG ATGACCCTGTGTATGTGGAACACGAAGACTGGCGACAAGAGTATGTGCTCAATGAGTCTGGTCGAATTTACTATGGCACGGAGGCACAGATTGGAGAGCGCACCTGGAACTATGGCCAA TTTGACCATGGTGTACTGGATGCCTGTCTCTACATCCTGGACCGGCGGGGAATGCCATATGCAGGGCGGGGGGACCCTGTTAGTGTCTCTCGTGTCATTTCTGCCATG GTGAATTCTCTAGATGACAATGGGGTATTGATCGGAAACTGGTCTGGAGATTACTCCAGAGGCACTAATCCGTCCGCTTGGGTGGGCAGCGTAGAGATCCTCCTGAGTTACCTTCGAACGGGTTATTCTGTCCCATATGGCCAGTGCTGGGTTTTTGCTGGTGTCACCACCACAG TGCTCCGATGCCTCGGTATTGCCACCAGGACTGTCACTAACTATAACTCAGCACATGACACTGACACCTCACTCACCATGGACATTTATTTTGATGAAAACATGAAGCCACTAGAACACCTGAACCACGATTCTGtctg GAACTTTCACGTCTGGAACGATTGTTGGATGAAACGGCCAGACCTGCCCTCAGGCTTTGATGGCTGGCAGGTGGTGGATGCCACCCCCCAGGAAACCAGCAGTG GCATCTTCTGTTGTGGTCCCTGCTCAGTGGAGTCTATTAAGAATGGCCTGGTCTATATGAAGTATGACACACCTTTCATCTTTGCTGAG GTGAACAGTGACAAAGTCTATTGGCAACGGCAGGATGACGGCAGCTTCAAGATTGTCTATGTGGAGGAGAAGGCAATTGGGACCCTCATCTGTACTAAAGCCGTTGGCTCCAACATGAGGGAGGATGTTACTCACATCTATAAACATCCTGAAG GGTCTGATGCAGAAAGGAAGGCAGTAGAGACAGCAGCATCTCATGGCAGCAAACCCAACGTATATGCAACCCGGGACTCAGCTGAGGATGTGTCAGTGCAAGTGGAAACACAGGATGCAGTGATGGGACAAGACCTTGTAGTCAGTGTGGTGCTGACCAACCGTGGAAGCAGTCGTCGTACTGTAAAATTACACCTCTACCTCTCTGTCACCTTCTACACTGGTGTCACTGGCCCTGTCTTCAAAGACAGCAAGAAGGAGGTGGCGGTGTCCCCTGGAAGCT CTGAGCGTGTGTCACTGCCTGTGGCCTATTCAGAGTACCGGCCACATCTGGTGGATCAGGGAGCTATGCTGCTGAACGTGTCAGGTCATGTCAAAGAAAATGGGCAGGTGTTAGCCAAACAACACACCTTCCGCCTTCGAACCCCTGACCTCTCCCTCACG GTATTGGGGGCAGCAGTGGTTGGTCAAGAGACAGAGGTACAAATTATCTTCAGGAACCCACTGCCTGTCACTCTCACCAAAGTGGTCTTCCGCCTGGAGGGCTCTGGACTCCAGAGGCCCAAGGTTCTCAATGTTGG TGACATTGGGGGCAATGAAACAGTGACGCTACGTCAAACATTTGTGCCTGTGCGGCCAGGTCGACGGCAGCTCATCGCCAGCTTGGACAGCCCCCAGCTCTCCCAGGTGCATGGCGTCATTGAGGTAGACGTGGCCCCGGCTTCTGGTGGGAGCCTCTTCTCTAGTGACCGGGGTAGCAGCCGCTCTGGGGAAAATGTCCCTATGGAGCCACGAGGAGGAGCCTAA